One Nocardia iowensis DNA window includes the following coding sequences:
- a CDS encoding DUF3662 and FHA domain-containing protein codes for MGIVSRFERRLQGAVGDVFARVFGGNVVPQEVEAALQREAADHVQELGGGHLLAPNSYVITINSSDHQQLDADHDLTTRAFAKHLQDYIREQGWQTYGEVHVAFEASPTLHTGQFRASGRVDPDVGRRATPAHSPEPPPQRPENPQPGAGPMTQNSGYDPSREPAESDPRNRGYAPPPAGRGGAQNGAYREDYGRGAAPYAADYQAPDGQQGYGDYQNGYDYQQGGQAYGQPGYQEPGYGQQPGYADRAYGQPGYQEPPAYGQPGYQEPAAYGQPGYQEPGYGQPGYAQQGYGDQAYADPAYGQQGQSYAQPGYGQQGYADPAYADPSYPDQSGYAQEEQPGYGQAYSQQPGYAGQPGYPAAPAYGAAPQAGSGYSATLQLDDGSGRTYQLREGSNIIGRGQDAHFRLPDTGVSRRHIEVRWDGQTAMLSDLGSTNGTLVNGSPVQDWQLADGDVIRAGHSEILIRIV; via the coding sequence ATGGGCATCGTTTCACGGTTCGAGCGTCGTCTTCAGGGCGCCGTCGGTGATGTGTTCGCCAGGGTCTTCGGCGGCAACGTCGTGCCCCAGGAGGTGGAGGCGGCGCTGCAACGGGAGGCCGCTGATCATGTCCAAGAGCTCGGTGGCGGACACCTGTTGGCGCCCAACAGCTATGTGATCACTATCAATTCTTCCGATCACCAGCAGTTGGACGCCGACCACGACCTCACCACCCGCGCGTTCGCCAAACACCTGCAGGATTACATCCGCGAGCAAGGCTGGCAGACCTACGGCGAAGTACACGTGGCGTTCGAGGCATCCCCTACGCTGCACACCGGACAGTTCAGGGCAAGCGGCCGGGTCGATCCGGACGTCGGTCGCCGAGCTACACCAGCTCACAGCCCCGAACCCCCGCCACAACGACCTGAAAACCCGCAACCAGGAGCTGGCCCCATGACGCAGAACTCAGGCTACGACCCGAGTCGTGAGCCCGCGGAGTCCGATCCACGCAACCGCGGGTACGCCCCACCGCCTGCCGGTCGCGGCGGTGCGCAGAACGGCGCGTACCGCGAGGACTACGGTCGCGGCGCGGCGCCCTACGCCGCCGACTATCAGGCGCCGGACGGTCAGCAGGGTTACGGCGACTATCAGAACGGCTACGACTACCAGCAGGGCGGCCAGGCCTACGGCCAGCCGGGGTATCAGGAGCCGGGGTACGGCCAGCAGCCGGGTTACGCCGATCGCGCCTACGGTCAGCCGGGTTACCAGGAGCCGCCTGCTTACGGTCAGCCGGGTTATCAGGAACCCGCGGCGTACGGCCAGCCGGGTTACCAGGAGCCGGGGTACGGCCAGCCGGGGTATGCCCAGCAAGGCTACGGCGATCAGGCTTACGCGGACCCGGCCTACGGCCAGCAAGGCCAGAGCTACGCCCAGCCCGGCTACGGCCAGCAGGGCTACGCCGACCCGGCCTACGCGGACCCGAGCTACCCCGACCAGAGCGGCTACGCCCAGGAGGAGCAGCCCGGTTACGGCCAGGCCTACTCGCAGCAGCCCGGCTATGCGGGACAGCCCGGCTACCCCGCCGCGCCCGCGTACGGCGCTGCCCCGCAGGCGGGTTCGGGCTACTCCGCGACCCTGCAGCTCGATGACGGTAGCGGTCGCACGTACCAGCTGCGCGAGGGTAGCAACATCATCGGCCGCGGCCAGGACGCGCACTTCCGGCTGCCCGATACCGGTGTCTCGCGCAGGCACATCGAGGTCCGCTGGGACGGGCAGACCGCGATGCTCTCGGATCTGGGTTCCACCAACGGCACGCTGGTCAACGGTTCCCCCGTGCAAGACTGGCAGCTCGCCGACGGGGATGTGATCCGCGCCGGGCACTCCGAGATCCTGATCCGTATCGTCTGA